Below is a genomic region from Mercenaria mercenaria strain notata unplaced genomic scaffold, MADL_Memer_1 contig_860, whole genome shotgun sequence.
AATGTTAGCTGTTTTGCTCAGATCAAGTTTGGTAGCACCATTAGACCGTTAGCGTATATCTTGGTTTgtcatatcaaaattatatgcTACTATTTATAGATTTAGCATGTAATAGTATTTATGTTATAATACAGTTAGTCATTAGATGAGCTCACCTGATAGGTCGCTTGCTTCAGATGACATTTTCTCTCAAACCATGTGTCTGTATCATTGCAACGTCCGCAGGAAGATCATTTCATCACAAATATACGTTTTTGAGTAAAGACAATGGTCAGAGTTTAATTCGATAAACTAGAACCCTCTGTCAAAAATAGTTTAAGGCTACGTGATTCACAATTGACTAGTCATAAATAATAGCTAATTAGAAAACTCaagaattgtttcttcataaacAGACCAGCAATAACTTCCAAAAACCAAAAATCAAATTGCTATATGGCTGCCCAGGATGGGGACATTTTCCTCTCCTCTAGTATACGGTTATATAGAAAACGTTTCACAATAGAATAGGATTACACAGAATTgcgcaacaaaatattgaaattgaaatacatCCCCGAAGAAATGATTTCATAGAACGTCAATTTAAATCAATGCATCAAAAGCGTGTCTACGGTGAGGACGACTGGTTTTCTCTAGtgattaaaagaaagagttaaaAATCTAATTCTTAAACAACAATATTTTCACTAAAGTAGTTGTTAGAATATCATACAAAACCGTAGACAGTTACAATGGGTATCCTATTGCGTTACTCTACATGTCCAAAACATATCTACCAGAACCACGCAGTTGCTTGGCTACATAGGAAAGTTAAAACTTTCACTTAGtgtatttatattttctggtccgttGGGATTATGGAGTACATTCAGTGTGGCATAAGTGGAAGCTAGGGAGTGTGAGTTTTGTGTTTCAGCTCTGTTACCTCCTTTTAAATAGACAAACATTTTGGTGTGGTCTCTACTTCCAAATAATCTTTCGCATGTATTTAATAAGAAAATCTCTAGTAAACGGTGCAAAACCTATCGTGCAATTCGTAACAATGAACTCAGATGAGCGATTTAGGTTCATATTAGCTTTCTGGTTTCGTGTGTGTACCTAGCATAtgttgttagcccaccatcatcagatggtgggctattcaaatcactctgcgtccatggtccgtcgtccttccgtccgtccgtccttccgtccgttaacaatttctcgttatcgcatctcctcagaattACTGggggcattttgaccaaactttgtcagaatgatgtattgataccctagttgtgtccccctgacaatcagactggttcaacaatttttgagtgagttatggccctttgtttatttttataatttacatagatttatatagggaaaaaatatgaaaatcttcttgtccaaaaccacagagcctagggctttgatatttggtgtgtagcatcatctaatggtagTCTACCAAGgtgattaaaattatttcactggggtcaaatatggccccgccccgggggtcacatggtttatatagacttatatagggaaaaactttgaaaaacttcttgtccaaaaccacaaggcctagggctttgatattttgtatgggatatcatctagtggtcttctactaagatttttcaaattattcccctagggtcaaatatggccccgccctgggggtcacatggtttacatagacttatatagggaaaaacttcttgtccaaaccacaatgcctagggctttgatatttgtaatgtagcatcatctagtggttctctaccaagtttgttcaaattatacccctagggtcaagtttgttcaaattatacccctagggtcaaatatggccccgccccggggatcacatggttcatatagacttatatagggaaaagcttttaaaattttcttatcaataacctacaatattcaaatttggaccacatgtatagttttgagtggcaagatgaaccttgacatatgttgaccttgacattgacctagtgacctactttcacatttttgaaggtacaggcttcaaatttggaccacatgcatagttttgtgttccgaaacgaaatttgaccttgattttgacctagtgaccgactttcacatttctcaagctacagccttcaaatttggaccacatgcatagttttgtgcactgaaaaaaactttgaccttgacattgacctagtgacctactttcacatttatgaaggtacaggcttcaaatttggtccacatgcatagttttgtgttcagaaatgaaatttgaccttgattttgacctagtgacctactttcacatttctcaagctacagccttcaaatttggaccacatgcatagttttgtgcaccgaaaaaaactttgaccttgacattgacctagtgacctactttcacatttttgaaggtacaggcttcaaatttggaccacatgcatagttttgtgttccgaaacgaaatttgaccttgattttgacctagtgacctactttcacatttctcaagctacagccttcaaatttggaccacatgcatagttttgtgtaccgaaatgaactttgatcttgagattgacctagtgacctactttcacattcctgaAGCTACAAGGCTTCacattttgaccacatgcatatttttgtgttttagattgaaatttgacattgatttttacctagtacctactttcacatttctctagctacagccttcaaatttgaagcacatgcatagttttgtataccgaaatgaactttgatcttgaaattgacgtagtgacctattccacatttctcaagctacagctttcaaatttggaacacatgcacagtgttgtgtaccgaaatgaaatttgaccttgattttgaccttgagctaatcttgaaatttggaacattcaaaaatggctcaatggtgggcgccaagaccactctgtgatctcttgtttatattatgttGTTCTTTTTACTGCAGTATACATCTGGGAAGATAAAAGAAGACAACATTCTGATGGCAGAAGGAGGTGGTTTCAATGTTTCAGTGCGGGGTTCTGATGCAGAATTTGAGTACGCGTGCACACCGTGCGCAGAAGACGGCAGCAATCAAGAAGCAGTGAAATACTGTCCGGAGTGTAAGGAATATCTTTGTGCAGcttgtacaaaatatcataaaaagttTTCCGCAACGAAGAAGCACAACCTGCTTGAAAAAGACTTTCAGAAGCACGAACATACTTTTGAAACCAGTGTGGGAGTAGTGAAGAAAAGAGAAAAGTGTGCAGCTCATGTGGAACGAGATATTGAGATGTACTGCGGTTCACATGATATGGTATATTGTACTCTATGCATTGCTAAAGACCACAGGTATGCGCAGTTTCATATTATCACTTAAAAGCAGTGAGTTAGCCTTAAGTGTGGTACGTTAATAAAACCGTTGACCACTCAATAATGTGTGTACCAGACACatgtaatttttaaaagatttttaaattgctttggtaaatcaacataattaaaatctttttactAGTAGATGCTTGGTACAGTATGGCTTATCATGTGGTAGTTTCACGAGTTCGATACTTAAACAAAGCCGTATGATATATGTAATGCAGCCATGGATAAACAGCTGAAgcaaaattttgtttctttatgcTGCtcttcttattgaatttattttttccacatcattgataatttgtttaattaattGGAACAGATGATTCTTGAATCTTGAGTAAATTATTTTTGATGATGATATTTATGCAATTTCGGACATAATATGTGCGACAAGCGTCATGTATCCCTTTATTGCAGATAATAAGATAGGTATTACTTATATTGTTTAATGATCATGTGTGGCGTGTTTTCCGTTGATTCCATAATAGTGCGGTTTTGTTATCCGCAAATATTTAACAACTCCTGCCGCTTCAATTGTTCAAAGGTAGAGAGTCTGTTTTGAGTGCGGGAGTTCGatgggttcgattcccgggcgcATCATACCAAAGATCAGTAACGTATAATCCTTGGATCAAATAGAGCGGGTTTGGTGATTTTGTGtaagaaaatcattattttttgttatttagaAATTAGTGTCAATGACGGCATGTAGCGCAAGATGTTATACTGGTTACTATTCAATTTCAACCAGATCTAAGCATTTTACTCAATTATATAGGGAAATCAGGCAAAAATAGCAGGTAAACAACGACGTGACTCAGAAACACATTATTTCCAGTACGTTATTCagaaaacaatacaatatcaCCCATTCCACTGATACATTCCTGCAACATGTTTTTGTCATAACTGTTGAATCAAATTTCCTGGACGACGAGTATTCCGCAGTGTCGGGAGCACATCTTTCTCTGTATGTCGTCTTTAACATAGATTTCTAAATTACAGAAaaaactaattttcttaccaGAAATCTTCAAATCCGTTCTATTTGATACGAGATCATAAATTACTGATCAGGTTTTGGACACGGTGATAACATGTAACATTCTTGTCGCACAAGATTTCATGGATTTGTGTGGCTTTTATGCGGATTATATGCGACGTTAAGTAAAGTTTATCTTTACCTTTACCTACCCTTTTGAGTCAGATGTTGCAAATTACTGACTTCAGTCATATCATCCTCCCTCAGAAGATTGcacggggatcgaactcgtgGCCTTTTGTTTGCCAGTTCTGTGACCGAGACATTAATTGTCATCAGACCGATACTGTACTCGTCTTCCAGTCATTCCTCGTGTTACTTATTACCGCTTCTGTGGAATAGGAACATTTATCAGATATGCACATCAAAAACCTGTGAGTTCGTTTGTACAAGACCACTCTGACAGATTATACAATAATAGCAGATGTATTACTCTCAAACGCATTCGTACACGTTCATATATTGACATCTGTGTAATTTCCAAGACGTATCCGTGCACATGCGCATTTTAAAACTCAACCTCTAGTAAGCACGTACTAATGTATTTCATGCAAAGTATAAACAATGTGTAAATGGCTTTTTATGAAAACATAGATGTATGGCAGCTATAAATTATtcttatacgcccgtctctgaaagagcggggcgtattatgtgaacacccgtggcgggcgggcgggcggtcggcgtccaaagcatgtccgatgtctaagtcgaacatttttcatctgatcttcaccaaacttgctgacaatgtttgtaggcatatctcggccaagttcgataaccagccaaatcgcctaAGGTACTcgtggattatggcccttgaattcctcgaaaaactgcgaatttagccttgtccgttctctaagtcgaacatttttcatccaatcttcaccaaacttggtgacaatgtttttgggcataatatctcggccaagttcgatatccACCCATATAGCCCAATACactcttgaattatggcccttg
It encodes:
- the LOC128554907 gene encoding tripartite motif-containing protein 29-like, whose protein sequence is YTSGKIKEDNILMAEGGGFNVSVRGSDAEFEYACTPCAEDGSNQEAVKYCPECKEYLCAACTKYHKKFSATKKHNLLEKDFQKHEHTFETSVGVVKKREKCAAHVERDIEMYCGSHDMVYCTLCIAKDHRSCTDVFEIEEAVTRFSVQSDEIMVEKVESALKQMIEMKQSKDENIQTVEKQNKEIQMEVQQTKNKLIQHVEKLADETTKTVDTLHTSLIQELANERDKSKKSV